The stretch of DNA GAAGGCCAATGCGCGCAGCTGCGTGCTGCGCGTCAGCGCGCTTGGCAAGGCCATGTTGCTGGCGGCCGACATCGAGGCGGCCCAGGAGCTGCAGCTGCTGCAAACCTCGCCCGGCCGGCTGCGCGCCGACGTGCTGCTGGCGCCCCACCACGGCAGCGGCACCTCGTCCACCGCCGCCTTCCTGGCCGCGGTAGAACCGACGTTCGGCATCTTCCAGGTGGGCTACCGCAACCGCTACCGCCACCCCAAGAAGGAGGTCTACGAGCGCTACGGCAGCCTGGGCATCCGCAGGCTGCGCACCGACGAATCGGGCGCGGTGACGCTGCATTTCGGCCAGACGCTGGACGTCGGCGAGTTTCGCAGCGAGCGGCGGCGCTACTGGCACGGCCGCTAGCTGCGCCTGCCCAGCCACGATGCGGCCGGTGCGCGCCAAGGGCGGGTCCGGTTTGGTGTAGGCATTCCCCTCTAAACCCGGTTCGCGCGCGGGCCGCATTCATTACAATGGCCCATTGACATTCACACCCAGGCCTCATGAGCAAACCGCTGCTGCACTTTTCCCACGGGAACAGCTACCCGGCCGGCACCTACGGCCGGCTGTTCCAGGCCCTGGGCGCGCACTACGAGCTGCGCGCCCACGACATGTACGGGCACGACCCGCGCTTTCCGGTGGGCGACGGCTGGCCCGGCCTGGTGGACGAGCTGATCCACCAGCTGGAAGGCTACGAGCGCCCGCCGATCCTGGTCGGCCATTCGCTCGGCGGCATGCTGAGCATGATGGCGGCCAAGCAGCGGCCCGAACTGGCGCGCTGCGTGGTCATGCTCGATTCGCCGGTGGTGGCCGGCTGGCGCGCCTTCCTGTGGAAGCTGGTCAAGCGGCGCGGCCTGGGTTCGCGCTTCTCGCCGGCGAAGTTCTCCGAGCGCCGGCGCAATGTCTGGCCGGACCGGGCGGCGGCCTACCAGCATTTCATCGCCAAGCCGATGTTCCAGGCCTGGGCGCCGGGCGCGCTCGACGACTACCTCGACCACGGCCTCAAGCCCCATCCGGAAGGGGTGCAGCTGCGCTTCGACCGGGCGGTGGAAACCATGATCTACAACACGCTGCCGCACCACATGGGCGCCATCCTGCGCGAACCCTATCCGCTGCCGATCGGTTTCATCGCCGGCACCAGCTCGGAGGAACTGCGCCAGGCCGGGCTGGACGCCACGCGCCGCCTGGTGGGCCGCAACCTGGTGATGATCGAGGGCGGCCATCTGTACCCGCTCGAGAAGCCGCTTGAAACAGCCCGGCTGACGCACGCGATGATCGAATGCCTGCTGGCGCCGTCGATGCCGGGCAGCCAAAGCGTGTCGGCGGCGGCGGTTTAGCGTAAAATCGCGGGATTGATTTTTTGGAATGTCACCGATGGCTATCAAGAGCGATAAATGGATCCGCCGCATGGCGGAAGAGACCGGGATGATCGAACCCTTCGAGCCGCGCCAGGTGCGCGAGTCCGATGGCCGCCGGGTCATCTCGTGGGGCACTTCGTCGTACGGCTACGATATCCGTTGCGCCAACGAGTTCAAGGTGTTCACCAACATCAACAGCACCATCGTCGACCCCAAGAACTTCGATTCGAATTCCTTCGTGGACGTCAAGAGCGATGTCTGCATCATCCCGCCGAATTCCTTCGCGCTGGCCCGCACCATCGAGTACTTTCGCATCCCGCGCAATGTGCTGACCGTCTGCCTCGGCAAATCGACCTATGCGCGCTGCGGCATCATCGTCAACGTCACGCCGTTCGAGCCGGAGTGGGAAGGCTATGTGACGCTGGAGTTCTCGAACACCACCCCGCTGCCCGCCAAGATCTATGCCGGCGAAGGCTGCGCCCAGGTGCTGTTTTTTGAATCCGATGAAATCTGCGAGACCTCGTACAAGGACCGCGGCGGCAAGTACCAGGGCCAGCACGGCGTGACCCTGCCGAAAACCTGATTCAAATTTTGCGCTATCCTGTCAATATTGAATCATATTGATAGCTTGAGATTGCATGGCTGATTGCTGCAGCGGCGGCTGCTCCCCAAGCAAACCGCCGGTCGATCCGCGCTACCGGCGCGTGCTCTGGATCGCACTCTGGGTCAACGGATTGATGTTCGGCGTCGAGATCGTCGCCGGCTGGGCCGCCGGTTCGGTCGCGCTGCTGGCCGACGCCGTCGACTTCCTCGGCGACGCCGCCAACTACGGCACCCCCTGTTCGTGCTGGCGCTGGCGCCGATCTGGCGCTCGCGTACCGCGCTGGTCAAGGGCGCTACCATGGGCGGCTATGGGCTGTTCGTGCTCGGCACCGCGCTTTGGCACCTCCAGTTGGGTGTCGTGCCGAAGGCGGAAACCATGGGCGTGATCGGTTTCCTTGCCTTGCTGGCAAACTGCGCGGTGGGCGCGCTGCTATGGGCCTACCGCAACGGCGACGCCAACATGCGCTCGGTGTGGCTGTGCACCCGCAACGATGCGATTTCCAACGTGGCCGTGATGCTGGCGGCCCTCGGCGTGTTCGGCACCAACAGCGGCCTGCCGGACCTCTTTGTGGCGTCCGTCATGGGCCTGCTGGGCCTGTCGGCTGCGTACTCGGTCATCACGCACGCAAGGCGCAAGATGCGCGAGATGCGCGCGCCCGCCGCGCCCGCGCCCGCGTCCGCCGCGACGATCGAACTCAAACGCCGCTAGCACGATCGCACCGGCGTAAAAAAAGGGGCTTGCGCCCCTTTTTTCATGCCTTGCGGCTCCCTTACGCGTCCTGCATCACGCAATCGACGAAGTAGCCGCGCTTGCCGTCGACCTCGCGCTTGACCAGGCCGTGCACGTCGGTCTCGAAGCCCGGGAAGCGCTCGTTGAAGTCGCGCGCGAAGCGCAGGTAGTCGACGATGGTCCGGTTGAAGCGCTCGCCCGGGATCAGGAGCGGAATGCCCGGCGGGTAAGGCGTCAGGAGGATCGCGGTGATGCGGCCTTCCAGTTCGTCGATCGCCACCCGCTCGATCTGGCGGTGCGCCATCTTGGCGAAGGCGTCGGACGGCTTCATGGCCGGCACCATGTCCGACAGGTACATCTCGGTGGTCAGGCGCGCCACGTCGTACTGCTTGTAGAACAGGTGGATCTCGGTGCACAGGTCGCGCAGGCCGCGGGTCTCGTAGCGCGGGTTGGCCGCGGCGAACTGCGGCATCACGCGCCACATCGGCTGGTTGCGATCGTAGTCGTCCTTGAACTGCTGCAGCGCGGTCACCAGGGTGTTCCAGCGGCCCTTGGTGATGCCGATGGTGAACATGATGAAGAAGGAGTACAGGCCGCACTTCTCGATGATCACGCCGTGCTCGGCCAGGTACTTGGTCACGATCGAGGCCGGGATGCCGGTGTCGCCGAACTTGCCGTCCAGGGACAGGCCCGGGGTCACGATGGTCGACTTGATCGGGTCGAGCATGTTGAAGCCCTCGGCCAGGTTGCCGAAGCCGTGCCAGTCGTCCTCGGCGCGGATCATCCAGTCCTTCTGCTCGCCGATGCCTTCTTCCGACTCGACGTCCGGGCCCCAGACCTTGAACCACCAGTCCTCGCCGAATTCCTGGTCGACCTTCTTCATGGCGCGGCGGAAGTCCAGCGCTTCCAGGATCGATTCCTCGACCAGGGCGGTCCCGCCCGGCGCTTCCATCATGGCGGCGGCGACGTCGCAGGACGCGATGATCGAGTACTGGGGCGAAGTCGAGGTGTGCATCAGGTAGGCCTCGTTGAAGGCGTCCTGGTCCAGCTTGACGGTTTCCGATTCGCGCACCAGGACCTGCGAGGCCTGCGACAGGCCGGCCAGCAATTTATGCGTCGACTGGGTGGAGAAGATCATCGACTGCTTGGCGCGCGGGCGGTTCTCGCCGATCGCGTGCATGTTCTGGTAGAAGCTGTGGAAGGCGGCGTGCGGCAGCCAGGCTTCGTCGAAGTGCAGGGTGTCGATCTTCCCGTCCAGCATTTCGCGCAGGGTCTCGACGTTGTACACCACGCCGTCGTAGGTCGACTGGGTGATGGTGAGGATGCGCGGCTTCTTGTTCACGGCGTCGCGCGCGAACGGATTGGCCTCGATCTTGCGGGCGATCGACTCGGGGGTGAATTCTTCCAGCGGGATCGGGCCGATGATGCCGAGGTTGTTCCGGGTCGGCATCAGGAACACGGGGATCGCGCCGCACATGATGATCGAGTGCAGGATCGACTTGTGGCAGTTGCGGTCGACCACCACGATGTCGCCCGGCGCGACCGTGCTGTGCCAGACCATCTTGTTCGAGGTCGAGGTGCCGTTGGTCACGAAATAGCAGTGGTCGGCGTTGTAGATGCGCGCCGCGTTGCGTTCCGACTTGGCCACCGGGCCGGTGTGATCGAGCAGCTGGCCGAGTTCCTCGACCGCGTTGCAGACGTCGGCGCGCAGCATGTTTTCGCCGAAGAACTGGTGGAACATCTGGCCGATGGGCGACTTCAGGAAGGCGACGCCGCCCGAGTGGCCCGGGCAGTGCCACGAGTAGGAGCCGTCATAGGCGTAATTGACCAGCGCGCGGAAGAAGGGCGGCGCCAGCGAATCGAGGTAGGCCTTGGCTTCGCGGATGATGTGGCGCGCCACGAACTCCGGGGTGTCCTCGAACATGTGGATGAAGCCGTGCAGCTCCTTCAGGATGTCGTTCGGGATGTGGCGGCTGGTGCGGGTCTCGCCGTAGATGTAGATCGGGATGTTCGCGTTCTTGTGGCGGATCTCCTGCACGAAGGCGCGCAGGCCGGTCAGGGCGAAATCGGTTTCCTCGACCGAGCCGCCGCCAAATTCCTCGTCGTCGATGGACAGGACGAAGGCCGAGGCGCGCGACTGCTGCTGGGCGAACTGGGACAGGTCGCCGTAGCTGGTCAGGCCGAGCACCTCCATGCCTTCCTGCTCCATCGCGGCCGCGAGTGCGCGAATGCCGAGACCGGAGGTATTCTCGGAACGGAAGTCCTCGTCGATGATGACGATGGGGAAACGAAATTTCATGGACAGCTCCAAAAGCGAAGCGCCGTGGTCGGCGGCCGGCCCTGCTGGGTCGGTCCGCCGGCCACGGCACCGGGAAAAAAGAGGAAACGGATTTTCGCAGAAATCGCGGGCACCGGTGCAATTATTTTGCAGCTTTATCTACGCATTCGCTGCAAGAGTAGCCAGTAGGCGCGCTGCCTGTCGCACACTAGCTTAAAATCTCAGTTGGCCAGCCTCCTGCCGACCCGCCGGAACACCTCGGTCAGCGCCGCCGCGCCGAAGGCCGCCAGCAGCGGACCGGCCGAGAACGGCACCGGCTCGGCCTGGATCGCGGCGAACAGGCCCAGCGTTATCCCGAACGCGGCCACCGCGCTGGTGAGC from Massilia varians encodes:
- a CDS encoding alpha/beta hydrolase, producing MSKPLLHFSHGNSYPAGTYGRLFQALGAHYELRAHDMYGHDPRFPVGDGWPGLVDELIHQLEGYERPPILVGHSLGGMLSMMAAKQRPELARCVVMLDSPVVAGWRAFLWKLVKRRGLGSRFSPAKFSERRRNVWPDRAAAYQHFIAKPMFQAWAPGALDDYLDHGLKPHPEGVQLRFDRAVETMIYNTLPHHMGAILREPYPLPIGFIAGTSSEELRQAGLDATRRLVGRNLVMIEGGHLYPLEKPLETARLTHAMIECLLAPSMPGSQSVSAAAV
- the dcd gene encoding dCTP deaminase, whose amino-acid sequence is MAIKSDKWIRRMAEETGMIEPFEPRQVRESDGRRVISWGTSSYGYDIRCANEFKVFTNINSTIVDPKNFDSNSFVDVKSDVCIIPPNSFALARTIEYFRIPRNVLTVCLGKSTYARCGIIVNVTPFEPEWEGYVTLEFSNTTPLPAKIYAGEGCAQVLFFESDEICETSYKDRGGKYQGQHGVTLPKT
- a CDS encoding cation transporter encodes the protein MLALAPIWRSRTALVKGATMGGYGLFVLGTALWHLQLGVVPKAETMGVIGFLALLANCAVGALLWAYRNGDANMRSVWLCTRNDAISNVAVMLAALGVFGTNSGLPDLFVASVMGLLGLSAAYSVITHARRKMREMRAPAAPAPASAATIELKRR
- a CDS encoding arginine/lysine/ornithine decarboxylase, with protein sequence MKFRFPIVIIDEDFRSENTSGLGIRALAAAMEQEGMEVLGLTSYGDLSQFAQQQSRASAFVLSIDDEEFGGGSVEETDFALTGLRAFVQEIRHKNANIPIYIYGETRTSRHIPNDILKELHGFIHMFEDTPEFVARHIIREAKAYLDSLAPPFFRALVNYAYDGSYSWHCPGHSGGVAFLKSPIGQMFHQFFGENMLRADVCNAVEELGQLLDHTGPVAKSERNAARIYNADHCYFVTNGTSTSNKMVWHSTVAPGDIVVVDRNCHKSILHSIIMCGAIPVFLMPTRNNLGIIGPIPLEEFTPESIARKIEANPFARDAVNKKPRILTITQSTYDGVVYNVETLREMLDGKIDTLHFDEAWLPHAAFHSFYQNMHAIGENRPRAKQSMIFSTQSTHKLLAGLSQASQVLVRESETVKLDQDAFNEAYLMHTSTSPQYSIIASCDVAAAMMEAPGGTALVEESILEALDFRRAMKKVDQEFGEDWWFKVWGPDVESEEGIGEQKDWMIRAEDDWHGFGNLAEGFNMLDPIKSTIVTPGLSLDGKFGDTGIPASIVTKYLAEHGVIIEKCGLYSFFIMFTIGITKGRWNTLVTALQQFKDDYDRNQPMWRVMPQFAAANPRYETRGLRDLCTEIHLFYKQYDVARLTTEMYLSDMVPAMKPSDAFAKMAHRQIERVAIDELEGRITAILLTPYPPGIPLLIPGERFNRTIVDYLRFARDFNERFPGFETDVHGLVKREVDGKRGYFVDCVMQDA